The Phacochoerus africanus isolate WHEZ1 chromosome 15, ROS_Pafr_v1, whole genome shotgun sequence genome has a segment encoding these proteins:
- the ZFAND4 gene encoding AN1-type zinc finger protein 4 isoform X2, with translation MEDPLREMTEYMDSSRDEGWEKTSCNKQVTFLVYREGDQLNFFRVVDRGDGTLTPLSESLSGGSVYNLHADEDEEIEPSPSGQQIIENSITMNKMKLLKAKMENMNLSKKPKKAIKVKPRPPIAPRPSSCSTAAARHRLLRVLPHIGQSCLPSPRNACLHDSTSNAISSLGTLPPADRPISSIASDFLKEDDNWESNTLSHSNSGFTLPPEICHTESESDKELADSVAHLGSSLPRRTKLFSGNFPSNNEDDTVLFSTSEECVTEESLLPEVGSFASCTEGNADEQSSGLGGTRKVNREFLLTNDDKGLKATEQHLKHVARVLSGESVETTVLNNRDLSPHKNRLLSPLRCSAPMALHNSLVKPQRRSKCFESGNLQSSASQNVLRSLDVRNIADSSFSRTTRFRAVKVDSPGKRSDVISKVEARDITEMANKASKEPVGCVNNIGFLASLARSASRDSLQSTRGAGRLRTSGTGLSTNLQHFQEESLRKSSPQLEPSEFFLSTRGTGMNGNNTATGKRVGECTHHLPPVKAPIQTKKKTAKHCFLCGKKTGLATSYECRCGNNFCASHRYAETHSCTYDYKSAGRRYLQEANPVVNAPKLPKI, from the exons TGGTGGTTCTGTGTATAATTTACATGCTGatgaagatgaggaaattgagcctTCTCCTTCTGGACAACAGATAATTGAAAATTCAATAACTATGAATAAGATGAAGCTGCTGAAGGCTAAGATGGAGAACATGAATCTCAGCAAAAAG ccTAAGAAAGCCATCAAGGTAAAACCTCGTCCACCTATAGCTCCTCGACCTTCAAGTTGTTCCACGGCAGCTGCTCGCCACAGATTGCTAAGGGTTCTCCCCCACATCGGGCAGTCTTGTTTACCTTCTCCTAGAAACGCATGTCTACATGACTCAACCAGCAATGCAATTTCAAGTTTGGGAACTCTGCCCCCTGCTGATAGACCCATATCCTCTATTGCTAGTGATTTTCTTAAGGAAGATGATAACTGGGAGAGTAACACACTGTCTCATTCCAATAGTGGCTTCACACTACCACCTGAGATATGCCATACAGAGTCGGAAAGTGACAAAGAGCTTGCTGATTCCGTTGCCCATCTTGGATCATCCCTGCCTAGGCGGACAAAACTCTTTTCAGGGAATTTTCCGTCTAATAATGAGGATGACactgttttattttcaacttCAGAAGAGTGTGTAACTGAAGAATCACTTTTACCTGAAGTGGGTTCATTTGCTTCATGTACAGAAGGAAATGCTGATGAACAGAGCAGTGGCTTAGGAGGCACGCGCAAGGTAAATCGAGAGTTCTTACTCACTAACGATGATAAAGGGTTGAAAGCTACAGAGCAGCATCTTAAACATGTTGCAAGAGTGTTGAGTGGTGAATCAGTAGAGACTACAGTTCTCAACAACCGTGACTTAAGTCCTCACAAGAATAGACTCTTATCACCTCTTCGCTGTTCTGCACCAATGGCACTCCATAATTCTCTGGTGAAACCACAGAGACGGTCCAAATGTTTTGAGTCTGGTAACCTCCAGTCTTCTGCTTCACAAAATGTGCTTCGGTCATTGGATGTTCGAAATATAGctgattcttctttctctaggaCTACTCGTTTTCGAGCTGTTAAAGTTGATTCACCTGGGAAAAGATCTGATGTTATTTCTAAAGTTGAGGCTCGGGATATCACAGAAATGGCTAACAAGGCTTCCAAAGAGCCTGTTGGTTGTGTAAATAATATAGGTTTTCTTGCGTCACTAGCCCGGAGCGCAAGCAGAGACAGCTTACAGAGCACACGTGGGGCAGGCAGGCTTCGGACCTCTGGAACTGGGCTGTCTACAAACCTCCAGCATTTTCAGGAAGAAAGCCTTAGGAAAAGTTCTCCCCAGTTAGAACCTTCCGAATTTTTTCTa TCTACCCGTGGTACTGGAATGAATGGAAATAATACAGCAACAGGGAAAAGAGTAG GAGAATGTACTCATCACCTCCCACCTGTGAAAGCCCCTAttcaaacaaagaagaaaacagcaaagcattgttttctttgtggaaagaaAACTGGACTGGCTACTAGCTACGAATGCAG ATGTGGAAACAACTTCTGTGCATCTCATCGCTATGCAGAAACTCACAGCTGCACATATGATTATAAGAGTGCAGGGAGGAGATACTTACAGGAGGCAAATCCTGTGGTTAATGCACCAAAACTTCCAAAAATCTAA